One Bradyrhizobium diazoefficiens DNA window includes the following coding sequences:
- a CDS encoding LysR family transcriptional regulator — translation MARANINDLLAFLAVARERSFTRAAAQLGVSQSALSHTVRALEERLGLRLLTRTTRSVAPTEAGERLLRNVGPRFDEIDAELSALTELRATPAGTVRITAGEHAAQTVLWPVLAKLLPRYPDIKVELVVDYGLTDIVTERYDAGVRLGEQVAKDMIAVRIGPEMRMAVVASPAYFAARGKPKQPQDLTGHNCINLRLPTYGGIYAWEFEKRGRAMKVRVDGQLVFNTGLLRMNAVLAGLGVAYIPEDLVKRGIADGRLIRVLADWCAPFAGYHLYYPSRRQPTPAFAVLVEALRYRK, via the coding sequence ATGGCCCGCGCCAACATCAACGACCTGCTCGCCTTTCTCGCCGTCGCGCGCGAACGCAGCTTTACCCGTGCTGCCGCGCAGCTCGGCGTGTCGCAATCGGCGTTGAGCCATACCGTGCGCGCGCTCGAGGAGCGGTTGGGCCTGCGCCTCCTCACCCGCACCACCCGCAGTGTCGCGCCGACCGAAGCCGGCGAGCGCCTCTTGCGCAATGTCGGACCGCGCTTCGACGAGATCGATGCGGAATTGTCGGCACTGACGGAGCTGCGCGCCACGCCGGCCGGCACCGTCCGCATCACTGCCGGCGAACATGCCGCGCAGACGGTGCTGTGGCCGGTGCTCGCAAAGCTGTTGCCGCGCTATCCCGACATCAAGGTCGAGCTCGTCGTCGACTATGGCCTTACCGACATCGTGACTGAACGCTACGACGCCGGCGTGCGCCTCGGCGAGCAGGTCGCCAAGGACATGATCGCGGTGCGGATCGGGCCGGAGATGCGGATGGCCGTGGTCGCTTCGCCCGCTTATTTCGCCGCGCGCGGCAAGCCGAAGCAGCCGCAGGACCTGACCGGGCACAATTGCATCAACCTCCGCCTGCCGACCTATGGCGGGATCTATGCCTGGGAGTTCGAGAAGCGCGGCCGGGCCATGAAGGTGCGCGTCGACGGGCAACTCGTGTTCAACACCGGCCTGCTGCGGATGAATGCCGTGCTGGCCGGCCTCGGCGTTGCCTATATCCCGGAAGATCTCGTCAAGCGCGGGATCGCCGACGGCCGGCTGATTCGCGTGCTCGCCGATTGGTGCGCGCCGTTTGCCGGCTATCACCTCTATTATCCGAGCCGGCGGCAGCCGACGCCGGCGTTTGCCGTGCTGGTGGAGGCGTTGCGGTATCGAAAGTAA
- a CDS encoding aldo/keto reductase: MQTRKLGKGGLEVSALGLGCMGLSFGYGPATGTSQAIALIRTAFERGVTFFDTAEAYGPFVNEELLGEALLPFRDKVVIATKFGFKGGKVEEGLDSTPANVKAVAEAALRRLKTDRIDLFYQHRVDPAVPIEDTAGAVKELIREGKVLHFGLSEAGASSIRRAHAVQPVAALQSEYSLWWREPEQEILPTLEELGIGFVPFSPLGKGFLTGAINESTTFDSSDFRNIVPRFSSSARKANQALVDLLGEIAAVRKVTPAQIALAWLLAQKPWIVPIPGTTKLHRLEENLGAAAVMLSHADLAAIAEVLAKVAVQGDRYPAHLQARVGR; this comes from the coding sequence ATGCAAACGCGCAAACTAGGCAAAGGCGGCCTCGAGGTCTCGGCCCTCGGCCTTGGCTGCATGGGGCTGAGCTTCGGCTATGGTCCTGCCACCGGGACGTCGCAGGCGATCGCCCTGATCAGGACCGCGTTCGAGCGCGGCGTGACCTTCTTCGACACCGCGGAAGCCTATGGACCCTTCGTCAACGAGGAGCTTCTGGGCGAGGCGCTGCTGCCGTTCCGCGACAAAGTGGTGATCGCCACCAAGTTCGGCTTCAAGGGCGGCAAGGTCGAAGAAGGGCTCGACAGCACTCCCGCCAACGTCAAGGCGGTGGCGGAGGCCGCCTTGAGGCGGCTGAAGACCGACCGCATCGACCTGTTCTATCAGCACCGCGTCGATCCCGCGGTGCCGATCGAGGACACCGCCGGAGCGGTCAAGGAGTTGATCCGCGAGGGTAAGGTGCTGCATTTCGGCCTGTCGGAGGCGGGCGCCTCAAGCATCCGCCGCGCCCATGCGGTGCAGCCCGTCGCCGCATTGCAAAGCGAATATTCGCTGTGGTGGCGCGAGCCGGAGCAGGAAATCCTGCCGACGCTGGAGGAGCTCGGCATCGGCTTCGTTCCCTTCAGCCCGCTCGGCAAGGGCTTTCTGACCGGCGCGATCAACGAGAGCACGACGTTCGACAGCAGCGATTTCCGCAACATCGTACCGCGCTTCTCATCCAGCGCACGCAAAGCCAATCAGGCGCTGGTCGATCTGCTCGGCGAGATCGCTGCGGTGCGGAAGGTGACGCCGGCGCAGATCGCGCTGGCCTGGCTGCTCGCGCAGAAGCCGTGGATCGTGCCTATCCCCGGCACCACCAAGCTGCACCGGCTCGAGGAAAATCTCGGCGCGGCTGCGGTAATGCTGTCGCATGCCGATCTCGCGGCCATTGCAGAGGTGCTGGCCAAGGTGGCGGTGCAAGGCGACCGCTATCCTGCGCATCTTCAGGCACGAGTCGGCCGCTGA
- a CDS encoding bifunctional diguanylate cyclase/phosphodiesterase has protein sequence MSAAKRASGTPAAEMFEDIPVLQRKWRAALKPGERLPRYEDVMLGSLGRLADHIALLKGDGALELSRSGRYVQKWLGEERWDIPVAELSPDCATALSEAVANALRNGQPHQASAHCVRDGMVRTYDLLALPTASRWGATLVGAYVNERGAQYNLLDAIFSATDDAVISLATLRDANGTPFDLQIVHHNKSAGLLLRVASGSLLWRRIGEGSTLLASPEIMEFLLKAVCGGRGEQLEIEHDGRNLRLSATAFADVISLTISDVTALKRRDASFRLLFDNNPMPMWVFDADTKQFLGVNDAAVQHYGYGRAAFLRMKLHEIWPQDEWDSHAEALERVGDTYHSSRNWRHLRADGSEIEVLTFGRRVAFDGRDGYLVAVVDITERRKAEARIAHMAHHDGLTDLPNREYFQDRLKQALDQAGGKRVGVLYIDLDLFKNINDSFGHPSGDRLLKEVAERLTTAVRGANLAARLGGDEFAVILAADISPNEASACATLLIDMLKAPYDIDGQEMVIGASIGIALSPGDGTTSEELMRNADMALYRAKSDGGGMHHFFEREMDLQAQKRRDMEVDLRRAFANGEFELHYQPLVSIASDRISGFESLLRWRHPDKGMISPAEFIPVAEDIGLITQLGEWVLREACSEAVKWPVDVKVAVNLSPAQFRSRNLVQVVISALAQSGLSPKRLELEITESIFLAETDANLATLHQLRELGVSISMDDFGTGYSSLSYLRSFPFDKIKIDRSFVKDLAERPDCVAIVRAISGLGRSLNITTTAEGVETKDQLDWLRAEGCNEVQGFFFSAARPAAEIAKLLADFGQRASWAA, from the coding sequence ATGAGTGCCGCAAAGAGAGCGTCGGGAACGCCGGCCGCCGAAATGTTTGAAGACATCCCTGTACTTCAGCGCAAATGGCGTGCCGCGTTGAAGCCGGGTGAACGGCTGCCGCGCTATGAGGACGTGATGCTCGGCAGTCTCGGTCGGCTCGCCGACCACATCGCGTTGCTCAAGGGCGACGGCGCGCTCGAATTGTCGCGCAGCGGACGTTACGTGCAGAAATGGCTGGGCGAGGAGCGCTGGGACATTCCGGTCGCGGAGCTGTCGCCGGATTGTGCCACCGCGCTCTCGGAAGCGGTGGCGAATGCACTCAGAAACGGCCAGCCGCACCAGGCGAGCGCGCATTGCGTGCGCGACGGAATGGTCAGGACCTACGATCTGCTGGCGCTGCCGACCGCCTCGCGCTGGGGCGCAACCTTGGTCGGCGCTTACGTCAACGAGCGCGGCGCGCAGTACAATCTCCTCGACGCGATCTTCTCGGCGACCGACGACGCGGTCATCTCGCTGGCAACGCTGCGCGACGCGAATGGCACGCCGTTCGATCTCCAAATCGTGCATCACAACAAGAGCGCCGGGCTGCTGCTCAGGGTCGCGAGCGGAAGCCTGTTGTGGCGGCGGATCGGCGAGGGCAGCACGTTGCTGGCTTCGCCCGAGATCATGGAATTCCTGCTCAAGGCCGTCTGCGGCGGCCGCGGCGAGCAGCTCGAGATCGAGCATGACGGCCGCAATCTCCGGCTCAGCGCCACCGCCTTCGCCGACGTCATCTCGCTGACGATCTCCGATGTCACCGCCCTCAAGCGGCGCGACGCCTCGTTCCGCCTGCTGTTCGACAACAACCCGATGCCGATGTGGGTGTTCGACGCCGACACCAAGCAATTCCTCGGCGTCAACGACGCCGCGGTCCAGCATTACGGCTACGGCCGCGCCGCCTTCCTGCGCATGAAGCTGCACGAGATCTGGCCGCAGGACGAATGGGACAGCCACGCCGAGGCGCTCGAACGCGTCGGCGACACTTATCATTCCTCGCGCAACTGGCGGCATCTGCGCGCCGACGGCAGCGAGATCGAGGTGCTCACCTTCGGCCGCCGCGTCGCCTTCGACGGCCGCGACGGATATCTGGTCGCGGTGGTCGACATCACCGAGCGGCGCAAGGCCGAGGCGCGGATCGCCCACATGGCGCATCACGATGGGCTCACCGATCTGCCGAACCGCGAATATTTCCAGGATCGGCTGAAGCAGGCGCTGGATCAGGCCGGCGGCAAGCGCGTCGGTGTGCTCTATATCGACCTCGACCTGTTCAAGAACATCAACGATTCCTTCGGGCACCCTTCGGGAGATCGCCTGCTGAAGGAAGTTGCCGAGCGCCTCACCACGGCGGTGCGCGGTGCCAATCTCGCTGCACGCCTCGGTGGCGACGAGTTCGCCGTGATCCTCGCAGCCGACATCTCGCCGAACGAAGCCAGCGCCTGCGCGACGCTGCTGATCGACATGCTGAAGGCGCCCTACGACATCGACGGCCAGGAGATGGTGATCGGTGCCAGCATCGGCATTGCGCTGTCGCCGGGCGACGGCACGACCTCGGAGGAGCTGATGCGCAACGCCGACATGGCGCTGTACCGAGCCAAGTCCGACGGCGGCGGCATGCACCATTTCTTCGAGCGCGAGATGGACCTCCAGGCGCAGAAGCGCCGCGATATGGAAGTCGATTTGCGCCGCGCCTTTGCCAATGGCGAGTTCGAGCTGCACTACCAGCCGCTGGTGTCGATCGCCTCCGATCGCATCTCCGGCTTCGAGTCGCTATTGCGCTGGCGTCATCCCGACAAGGGCATGATCTCGCCGGCGGAGTTCATTCCGGTCGCCGAGGACATCGGCCTGATCACACAGCTCGGCGAATGGGTGTTACGCGAAGCCTGCTCCGAAGCGGTGAAATGGCCTGTTGACGTCAAGGTCGCGGTGAATCTGTCGCCGGCGCAATTCCGCAGCCGCAATTTGGTTCAGGTCGTGATCTCGGCCCTCGCGCAATCCGGCCTGTCGCCGAAGCGGCTCGAGCTGGAGATCACCGAATCGATCTTCCTCGCCGAGACCGACGCCAATCTCGCCACGCTGCATCAGCTGCGCGAGCTCGGTGTCAGCATCTCCATGGATGATTTCGGCACCGGCTATTCCAGCCTCAGCTATTTGCGCAGCTTCCCGTTCGACAAGATCAAGATCGATCGCTCCTTCGTCAAGGATCTGGCCGAGCGGCCCGATTGCGTCGCCATCGTGCGCGCGATCTCCGGGCTCGGCCGCAGCCTCAACATCACCACGACCGCGGAGGGCGTCGAGACCAAGGACCAGCTCGACTGGCTCCGCGCCGAGGGCTGCAACGAGGTGCAGGGCTTTTTCTTCAGCGCGGCGCGGCCTGCCGCCGAGATCGCAAAGCTGCTCGCCGATTTCGGGCAGCGCGCCTCATGGGCGGCGTAG
- a CDS encoding serine hydrolase encodes MKRREFLVGAAMLAGGIARSRAADIPAPAPDKLQRITSFFENEVTTGRLPGAIVLIQQHGKPVYFKLFGVRDVRTRLSMTPDTIFAIHSMTKPITSLAAMMLIDEGKLALTDPVSKYIPLFAGTKVGLEITKPDGSLALDLVPPIHPVTIRDLMRHTSGISYDYIGGKWVELAYKAADIFEGSFNNREFADRIAKLPLARQPGTLWRYGHSTDVLGSVIEIITKQTLYDALKQRILDPLGMTGTKFVLSTPDELERMARPLPSDQILLDAERERLAHPEWQSGGGGLLSTVTDYQRFSQMLLNGGEFDGKRYLSPAAFKDMTTDQIGPGSGVDRDYFYFPGDGFGYGYGLAVRTDPGNAKPPPPGSLGELKWDSGSGTYFGVDPKLDMIYVLMQQTQNERGRITPAFKELVYDTFPPELRRP; translated from the coding sequence ATGAAGCGTCGTGAATTTCTGGTCGGGGCTGCGATGCTGGCCGGCGGAATAGCGCGAAGCCGCGCCGCCGACATCCCGGCGCCCGCGCCCGACAAGCTGCAACGCATCACTTCGTTTTTTGAAAACGAGGTCACCACCGGCCGTTTGCCGGGAGCGATCGTCCTGATCCAACAGCACGGCAAGCCGGTCTATTTCAAGCTGTTCGGCGTGCGCGATGTCAGGACCCGTCTGTCGATGACGCCGGACACGATCTTCGCCATCCATTCCATGACCAAGCCGATCACCAGCCTGGCCGCGATGATGCTGATCGACGAGGGCAAGCTTGCGCTCACCGATCCCGTGTCGAAATACATCCCCCTCTTCGCCGGCACCAAGGTGGGGCTCGAGATCACCAAGCCCGACGGCTCGCTGGCGCTCGACCTGGTGCCGCCGATTCACCCGGTGACGATCCGGGATCTGATGCGGCACACCTCTGGCATCAGCTACGACTATATCGGCGGCAAATGGGTCGAGCTTGCCTACAAGGCGGCCGACATTTTCGAAGGCTCCTTCAATAACAGGGAATTCGCCGACCGTATCGCCAAGCTGCCGCTGGCGCGCCAGCCGGGCACGTTGTGGCGCTACGGTCACTCCACCGACGTGCTCGGCAGCGTCATCGAAATCATCACCAAGCAGACGCTGTATGACGCATTGAAGCAGCGCATCCTCGATCCGCTCGGCATGACCGGCACCAAATTCGTGCTGTCGACACCCGACGAACTCGAGCGCATGGCGCGGCCGCTGCCGAGCGACCAGATCCTGCTCGATGCCGAGCGCGAGCGTCTCGCCCATCCGGAATGGCAATCCGGCGGCGGCGGCCTGCTCTCGACCGTCACCGACTATCAGCGTTTCTCGCAAATGCTGCTCAATGGCGGCGAGTTTGATGGCAAGCGCTATCTCAGCCCGGCCGCGTTCAAGGACATGACGACCGACCAGATCGGGCCCGGCTCGGGCGTCGACCGCGACTATTTCTATTTCCCCGGTGACGGCTTTGGTTATGGCTATGGCCTCGCGGTGCGCACCGACCCCGGCAATGCGAAACCACCGCCGCCCGGTTCGCTCGGCGAATTGAAATGGGACAGTGGCAGCGGCACCTATTTCGGCGTCGATCCCAAGCTCGACATGATCTACGTCCTGATGCAGCAAACCCAGAACGAGCGCGGCCGCATCACGCCGGCGTTCAAGGAACTGGTCTACGACACCTTTCCCCCCGAGCTACGCCGCCCATGA
- a CDS encoding nitroreductase, with product MPDAIELLKTRRSVKPREMTSPGPSPAELETILTIGARVPDHGKLAPWRFIIFEGDARMRAGEVIAKVFAQKNPGAPAADIETERKRLTDAPLVIGIVSFTKPHPKVPAFEQELSAGASVMNIVTAATALGYGACWLTGWFCFDRDVLDGLGLKADERLAGLVHIGTPTRPSEDRPRPVLSDIVTRF from the coding sequence GTGCCCGACGCCATCGAACTCCTGAAGACCCGCCGCTCGGTCAAGCCGCGCGAGATGACCAGCCCCGGCCCCTCGCCGGCAGAACTCGAGACCATCTTGACGATCGGCGCGCGCGTGCCGGATCACGGCAAGCTCGCACCCTGGCGCTTCATCATTTTCGAGGGCGACGCCCGCATGCGCGCCGGCGAGGTGATCGCGAAAGTTTTTGCGCAGAAGAATCCCGGCGCGCCCGCAGCCGACATCGAGACCGAGCGGAAACGCCTCACCGACGCGCCGCTGGTGATCGGCATTGTCAGCTTCACCAAGCCGCATCCGAAGGTGCCGGCCTTCGAGCAGGAATTGTCGGCGGGCGCCAGCGTCATGAACATCGTCACGGCCGCGACCGCGCTCGGCTACGGCGCCTGCTGGCTGACCGGCTGGTTCTGCTTCGATCGCGACGTGCTGGACGGGCTTGGCCTCAAGGCGGACGAAAGGCTCGCCGGCCTCGTCCATATCGGCACGCCGACCAGGCCGAGCGAGGACCGTCCGCGACCGGTCCTTTCCGATATCGTGACGCGGTTTTAA
- the thrS gene encoding threonine--tRNA ligase, with product MTDDRKSESGFQYSLSNLKPATTPEKITLTFPDGARREYAKSITGLEIAKGISPSLAKRTVAMALDGELADLNDPIETDAKIELVNRDDPRALELIRHDCAHVLAEAVQSLWPGTQVTIGPVIENGFYYDFFRNEPFTPEDFAAIEKKMREIVARDKPFTKEVWDREKTKQVFRDKGEAFKVELVDAIPGNEPIKIYYQGDWFDLCRGPHMTSTGKVGNAFKLMKVAGAYWRGDSNNPMLTRIYGTAFAKQEDLDAYLKQIEEAEKRDHRKLGRELDLFHFQEEGPGVVFWHPKGWTIFQQLIAYMRRRLTGDYNEVNAPQILDKSLWETSGHWGWYRENMFAAQSAGDEAEDKRWFALKPMNCPGHVQIFKHGLKSYRDLPLRLAEFGVVHRYEPSGAMHGLMRVRGFTQDDAHVFCTEDQLANECLKINDLILSTYADFGFTGELTVKLSTRPDKRVGTDAMWDHAERVMATVLREIQSQNNHIKTEINPGEGAFYGPKFEYVLRDAIGRDWQCGTTQVDFNLPERFGAFYIDHDGGKKPPVMVHRAICGSMERYIGILIEHYAGNFPLWLSPVQAVVTTITSEGDEYAKQVLEQARRAGLRVEIDLRNEKINYKVREHSLAKIPALLVVGKKEAESHSVSVRRLGSDGQTVMTTAEAIAALVDEATPPDVRRARDAA from the coding sequence ATGACCGACGACCGCAAGTCCGAATCCGGCTTCCAATACAGCCTGAGCAATCTCAAGCCTGCGACCACTCCGGAAAAAATCACCCTCACCTTCCCTGACGGCGCCCGGCGCGAATACGCCAAGAGCATCACCGGCCTCGAGATCGCCAAGGGCATCTCGCCGTCGCTGGCCAAGCGCACCGTGGCGATGGCGCTCGACGGCGAGCTCGCCGACCTCAACGACCCGATCGAGACCGATGCGAAGATCGAGCTGGTCAACCGCGACGATCCGCGCGCGCTCGAGCTGATCCGCCACGATTGCGCGCACGTACTTGCGGAAGCCGTGCAGTCGCTGTGGCCGGGCACGCAGGTGACCATCGGTCCGGTGATCGAGAACGGCTTCTATTACGACTTCTTCCGCAACGAGCCGTTCACGCCGGAGGATTTTGCCGCCATCGAGAAAAAGATGCGCGAGATCGTCGCGCGCGACAAACCCTTTACGAAAGAGGTTTGGGACCGCGAAAAGACCAAGCAGGTGTTCCGCGACAAGGGCGAGGCCTTCAAGGTCGAGCTGGTCGACGCCATTCCCGGCAACGAGCCGATCAAGATCTACTACCAGGGCGACTGGTTCGATCTGTGCCGCGGCCCGCACATGACCTCGACCGGCAAGGTCGGCAACGCCTTCAAGCTGATGAAGGTGGCCGGCGCCTATTGGCGCGGCGACAGCAACAATCCGATGCTGACCCGCATCTACGGCACGGCGTTCGCCAAGCAGGAGGATCTCGACGCTTATCTGAAGCAGATCGAGGAAGCCGAGAAGCGCGACCATCGCAAGCTCGGACGCGAGCTCGACCTCTTCCACTTCCAGGAGGAAGGTCCGGGCGTCGTGTTCTGGCACCCGAAGGGCTGGACCATCTTCCAGCAGCTGATCGCCTATATGCGCCGCCGCCTGACCGGCGACTACAACGAGGTCAACGCGCCGCAGATCCTCGACAAGTCGCTGTGGGAAACCTCCGGCCATTGGGGCTGGTACCGCGAGAACATGTTCGCGGCGCAGTCCGCCGGCGACGAAGCCGAGGATAAGCGCTGGTTTGCGCTGAAGCCGATGAACTGCCCCGGCCACGTGCAGATCTTCAAGCACGGCCTGAAGAGCTACCGCGACCTGCCGTTGCGCCTTGCCGAGTTCGGCGTGGTGCATCGCTACGAACCGTCCGGCGCCATGCACGGCCTGATGCGGGTGCGCGGCTTCACCCAGGACGACGCGCATGTCTTCTGCACAGAGGACCAGCTCGCCAACGAGTGCCTGAAGATCAACGATCTCATCCTGTCGACCTATGCCGATTTCGGCTTCACCGGCGAACTGACGGTGAAGCTCTCGACCCGGCCGGACAAGCGCGTCGGCACCGATGCGATGTGGGATCACGCCGAGCGCGTGATGGCGACCGTGCTGCGCGAGATCCAGTCGCAGAACAATCACATCAAGACCGAGATCAATCCGGGCGAAGGCGCCTTCTACGGGCCGAAGTTCGAATACGTGCTGCGCGACGCCATCGGCCGCGACTGGCAATGCGGCACCACGCAGGTCGACTTCAACCTGCCGGAGCGGTTCGGTGCGTTCTACATCGACCATGACGGCGGCAAGAAACCGCCGGTCATGGTGCATCGCGCGATCTGCGGCTCGATGGAGCGCTATATCGGCATCCTGATCGAGCACTATGCCGGCAACTTCCCGCTCTGGCTCTCGCCGGTGCAGGCGGTGGTCACCACCATCACCTCGGAAGGCGACGAATACGCCAAGCAGGTGCTGGAGCAGGCGCGGCGCGCCGGCCTGCGAGTCGAGATCGACCTGCGCAACGAAAAGATCAACTACAAGGTCCGAGAGCATTCGCTGGCCAAGATCCCGGCACTGCTCGTGGTCGGAAAAAAGGAGGCGGAGTCGCATTCGGTCTCGGTCCGCAGGCTCGGCAGCGACGGTCAGACGGTGATGACGACCGCGGAGGCGATCGCCGCGCTGGTCGACGAGGCGACCCCGCCGGATGTCCGGCGGGCACGCGACGCGGCCTGA
- a CDS encoding MFS transporter gives MENPRAGRFTATALMLGNLVTGCSVLAPAGMLPELSAGLGISIHAAGLLITFGAITLCIGSPLTAWLTSRIERRVLLSTTLAVLAAGNLASAFASDYTSLLVIRLVMLAVGALYTPQAAGTAALLVPAERRGSTLAYIFLGWSLAAAVGLPLITFIASRYGWRAAYGGIGALGCISFLSLLVRLPAGLKGAPVDLKTWGEVGRSKTILLLLAITMLQMSGQFAVFTFMGPLLKKLTEASPDAIGMVFAIYGVCGFLGVVVASRIVDTWGPYRTSLLFTCLLLTGITGWALSAGTLVLMAIAVAIWGLGFASTNSMQQVRLVAAAPPLAPATVALNTSVLYIGQAIGSAVGGLLFARELLHSIGFVAVGFVVLALILVVLSRSRPTTATA, from the coding sequence ATGGAAAATCCCCGCGCCGGCCGTTTCACAGCAACCGCCCTGATGCTTGGCAATCTCGTCACCGGGTGCTCGGTGCTGGCGCCGGCGGGGATGCTGCCGGAATTGTCGGCGGGGCTCGGGATCAGCATCCATGCGGCCGGGCTGCTCATCACCTTTGGCGCAATCACGCTGTGCATCGGCTCGCCGCTGACGGCGTGGCTGACCAGCCGCATCGAGCGGCGGGTATTGCTCTCGACTACGCTTGCGGTGCTGGCTGCCGGCAATCTCGCCTCGGCATTTGCGTCCGACTACACCAGCCTGCTCGTCATCCGTCTGGTGATGCTCGCCGTCGGTGCGCTGTACACGCCGCAGGCCGCAGGCACGGCAGCGCTGCTCGTGCCCGCTGAGCGGCGCGGCAGCACGCTTGCCTATATCTTCCTCGGCTGGTCGCTCGCGGCCGCCGTCGGGCTTCCGCTGATCACCTTCATCGCCAGCCGCTATGGCTGGCGCGCCGCCTATGGCGGGATCGGCGCTCTTGGCTGCATCAGCTTCCTGTCGCTGCTGGTGCGCCTGCCGGCCGGCTTGAAGGGCGCGCCGGTCGACCTGAAGACGTGGGGCGAAGTCGGGCGCAGCAAGACGATCCTGCTGCTGCTCGCGATCACGATGCTGCAAATGTCCGGACAGTTCGCGGTGTTCACCTTCATGGGCCCGCTGCTGAAGAAGCTCACCGAGGCAAGCCCGGATGCGATCGGTATGGTATTCGCCATCTACGGTGTCTGCGGCTTCCTCGGCGTCGTCGTTGCGAGCCGCATCGTCGACACGTGGGGGCCGTACCGGACCTCGTTGCTGTTCACGTGCCTGTTACTGACGGGCATCACGGGGTGGGCGCTGAGCGCCGGCACTCTTGTGTTGATGGCCATTGCAGTTGCGATCTGGGGACTGGGCTTTGCCTCGACCAATTCGATGCAGCAGGTGCGGCTGGTCGCGGCAGCGCCGCCGCTTGCGCCCGCGACCGTCGCGCTCAATACGTCGGTCCTCTATATCGGCCAGGCCATTGGCTCTGCCGTCGGCGGGCTGCTGTTTGCCCGCGAATTGCTGCATAGTATCGGCTTCGTGGCGGTTGGCTTCGTGGTCCTGGCGCTGATCCTGGTGGTTCTCAGCCGATCCCGGCCGACTACTGCCACAGCCTAG
- a CDS encoding alpha/beta hydrolase has translation MVGAVPKLRAGIRADRTKASGARGRALRIVLTSALVPMSLTLVQCGQAPNPGALAANSQANVQVVNQTVAKTNPQVSNQQVASGDTFEDRFPAPQFRERFPSASESFLQRQMSDFSPKRAVQQQSPEQAPYKVASLAPQVPYQRPPREDLTTLVSMKSSAFPYFGNNPASDAPFLNISKGDRRGHRSYSGRVFWQDETYNDSRVLVHVPEHFDVRKPGVIVVFFHGNGATLERDVRDRQLVPQQITDSGANAVLLAPQMAVDAADSSAGKFWQPGGLKRFMEESASHLASLTGDPNSARAFANMPIVIVGYSGGFLPTAWSLEVGGISDRVRGVVLLDAVYGEMDKFASWIESHRSGFFVSSYTNYTARRDRDLMSMLRQKGIDVSEDMDGPLRPGSVVFVETGDGITHRDYVNRAWTQYPLKDVLVKMSATPALALTRVAATSPSAPSR, from the coding sequence ATGGTCGGGGCCGTTCCGAAATTGAGAGCAGGCATTCGTGCTGACCGGACCAAGGCGTCCGGCGCGCGCGGTCGTGCGCTCCGGATCGTCCTGACCTCAGCCTTGGTGCCGATGTCGCTGACGCTGGTTCAATGCGGCCAGGCGCCCAATCCGGGAGCGCTCGCGGCGAACTCGCAGGCCAATGTCCAGGTCGTCAACCAGACCGTCGCCAAGACCAATCCGCAAGTCTCCAATCAACAAGTCGCAAGCGGCGACACTTTCGAGGATCGCTTCCCCGCCCCGCAGTTCAGGGAGCGCTTCCCCTCGGCGAGCGAGAGTTTTCTGCAACGGCAGATGTCGGACTTCTCGCCCAAGCGCGCCGTCCAGCAACAATCCCCGGAGCAAGCGCCCTACAAGGTCGCATCGCTTGCGCCGCAGGTCCCGTATCAGCGTCCGCCGCGTGAGGACCTGACGACGCTCGTCAGCATGAAGTCCTCGGCCTTCCCCTATTTCGGCAACAACCCGGCCTCGGATGCACCCTTCCTCAATATCTCCAAGGGCGACCGTCGCGGCCACCGCAGCTACTCGGGGCGCGTGTTCTGGCAGGACGAGACCTACAACGACAGCCGCGTGCTGGTGCACGTCCCCGAACATTTCGACGTGCGCAAGCCTGGCGTGATCGTGGTGTTCTTCCACGGCAACGGCGCAACGCTTGAGCGCGACGTGCGCGACCGCCAGCTGGTGCCGCAACAGATCACCGATTCCGGCGCCAACGCCGTGCTCCTTGCGCCGCAGATGGCCGTCGATGCCGCCGATTCCAGCGCGGGAAAGTTCTGGCAGCCCGGCGGCCTCAAGCGATTCATGGAGGAGTCCGCAAGCCACCTCGCCAGCCTCACCGGCGACCCCAATAGCGCGCGGGCCTTTGCCAACATGCCGATCGTGATCGTGGGCTATAGTGGCGGCTTCCTGCCAACCGCCTGGAGCCTGGAGGTCGGCGGCATCAGCGACCGCGTCCGTGGCGTCGTGCTGCTCGATGCGGTCTACGGCGAAATGGACAAGTTCGCGTCCTGGATCGAGAGCCACCGCTCCGGCTTCTTCGTCAGTTCTTACACCAACTACACGGCGCGGCGCGACCGCGACTTGATGAGCATGCTCAGACAGAAGGGCATCGACGTTTCCGAGGACATGGATGGCCCCCTGCGTCCCGGCAGCGTGGTGTTCGTCGAAACCGGCGACGGCATCACACATCGCGACTACGTCAATCGCGCGTGGACGCAATACCCGCTCAAGGACGTGCTGGTGAAGATGTCGGCAACACCGGCGCTGGCGCTGACACGCGTCGCCGCCACCAGCCCATCAGCACCGAGCCGCTAA